The following proteins are encoded in a genomic region of Bufo bufo chromosome 11, aBufBuf1.1, whole genome shotgun sequence:
- the FBXO34 gene encoding F-box only protein 34 codes for MSSSRAGLHREPLKFHSHQHVKRASGMHLKPYHKVQKKESLLEQRSNKGMHLNNQSSAKEEKRNVATKNLPCTDNPPRRPLGTLSQNTMCNTAGMSSSNSFDVKAKNVPPATIHQGDEGEGTLDSCALIKPGNTKEKIAFFASHHCSNNRNSSMKVKNTGDMSGRAAKRRKKSADLKRMKNHLEKVQEAQKKCLLAESFPSRVEDCSINFVTDGDGILPGRPLSVIEMVEFLEQRASALLSDCAKTFSNSHPSKPTGTLKCALQPISLIALGASENPPEVDNSEKAELDSVCVLEMVAKLESECLRRQNDRESGGLSRNNSFRRNVGRMLLASGSQPGASRAHDDAADPEKDSAASVVDKNGSQNEDHCAPPKPQDSESLPPMEDFFVANVDLELVRETYLKMRCRGDVEITVDPCKLSISVCIKAVECDSFESQTVNDGAPDEKVECSDRIPDPSCKTEDVLMHAQDKALLVDPSPGVLFFKNDENDAKQAHVRINPETKSQAGAPEKHAFDSTLRMQQSSVIAQYAVSISSLGNVTQVLDTSSVKRQVSHDFLETRFKIQQLLEPQQYMAFLPHHILVKIFKYLPTRSLAALKCTSCYFKFIIEHYDIRPCDSLWVRDPRYKDDPCKQCKKKFARGDVSLCLWHPKPYCQALPYGPGFWMCCYMSQKESRGCRVGLHDNRWVPAFYSFNRTVCKKSKESEVEDD; via the exons ATGAGTTCCAGCAGAGCCGGCCTCCACAGGGAACCACTGAAATTCCACTCGCATCAACATGTCAAGCG GGCTTCTGGAATGCATTTAAAGCCATATCACAAGGTCCAGAAAAAAGAATCTCTTCTAGAACAAAGATCAAACAAAGGCATGCATCTGAACAACCAAAGCTCTGCAAAGGAAGAAAAGCGTAATGTCGCCACCAAGAATTTACCCTGTACGGACAATCCGCCCCGCAGGCCGCTGGGCACGCTGTCCCAGAACACCATGTGCAATACAGCAGGGATGAGCTCCTCCAACAGCTTTGACGTCAAAGCAAAGAATGTCCCACCTGCAACCATCCATCAGGGTGACGAAGGAGAGGGCACGTTGGATAGCTGCGCACTCATCAAGCCTGGAAACACGAAGGAGAAGATTGCCTTTTTTGCCTCTCATCACTGCAGCAACAATAGGAACAGCTCAATGAAGGTGAAAAACACTGGGGACATGAGTGGAAGAGCTGCTAAAAGGCGAAAGAAATCAGCGGATCTTAAACGCATGAAGAACCATTTGGAGAAGGTGCAGGAAGCGCAGAAAAAGTGCCTCCTCGCCGAATCTTTCCCAAGTAGAGTTGAAGACTGTTCAATAAATTTCGTCACTGATGGTGATGGGATTCTTCCTGGAAGACCCCTTTCTGTGATAGAGATGGTAGAGTTTCTAGAGCAAAGAGCAAGTGCGTTACTTTCCGATTGTGCTAAAACTTTCTCCAACTCCCATCCTTCGAAACCTACTGGAACGTTGAAATGTGCCCTTCAGCCCATCTCCTTGATTGCACTCGGAGCAAGTGAGAACCCCCCTGAGGTAGACAATTCAGAGAAGGCCGAACTGGACTCTGTGTGCGTCTTGGAAATGGTTGCTAAACTGGAGTCTGAATGTCTGAGGCGCCAGAACGATCGGGAATCAGGAGGACTCTCGAGGAACAACAGCTTCAGGAGGAACGTTGGCCGGATGCTTCTTGCCAGTGGCTCACAGCCAGGAGCTAGCCGTGCTCACGATGATGCAGCGGATCCTGAAAAAGACTCCGCCGCCTCTGTGGTGGATAAAAATGGCTCTCAAAATgaagaccactgtgctccacctaaGCCTCAAGATTCAGAGTCTTTGCCACCTATGGAAGACTTTTTTGTGGCCAATGTAGACCTTGAACTTGTAAGGGAGACCTATCTGAAAATGAGGTGTAGGGGTGACGTTGAGATAACTGTGGATCCTTGTAAATTATCTATTTCTGTCTGTATAAAAGCTGTTGAATGTGATTCGTTTGAGAGTCAGACGGTGAATGATGGTGCACCTGATGAAAAGGTGGAGTGTTCAGACAGGATCCCTGATCCCTCTTGTAAGACTGAGGATGTCTTAATGCACGCACAGGACAAAGCTTTATTAGTGGACCCTTCGCCAGGGGTCTTGTTCTTTAAAAATGATGAAAACGATGCAAAGCAAGCACATGTAAGGATCAACCCTGAAACAAAGTCGCAGGCAGGCGCCCCAGAGAAACATGCCTTTGACAGTACTCTGCGTATGCAGCAGAGCTCAGTGATTGCACAGTACGCCGTCTCCATATCCTCACTCGGCAACGTAACTCAGGTACTCGACACGTCCTCCGTAAAGAGGCAGGTGTCTCACGATTTTCTCGAGACCAGGTTTAAGATCCAACAGCTCTTGGAGCCTCAGCAgtacatggctttcctgccccatCACATCCTAGTGAAGATATTCAAGTATCTCCCCACCCGATCACTGGCCGCCCTAAAATGCACTTCCTGCTATTTCAAATTCATCATCGAACATTACGACATTCGACCGTGCGACTCGCTGTGGGTGCGGGACCCTCGCTACAAAGACGACCCTTGCAAGCAGTGCAAGAAAAAGTTTGCGCGGGGCGACGTGTCCCTTTGCCTCTGGCACCCCAAACCGTACTGCCAAGCTTTACCTTACGGCCCGGGTTTTTGGATGTGCTGCTACATGTCTCAAAAAGAGAGCCGCGGCTGTAGGGTGGGGCTGCACGACAATCGCTGGGTGCCGGCTTTTTACAGCTTTAACCGAACAGTCTGCAAGAAGTCTAAAGAGTCCGAGGTCGAAGACGACTGA